In the Thermococcus sp. MAR1 genome, one interval contains:
- a CDS encoding DUF1858 domain-containing protein, translating to MILDVRGLQPPQPAVMIMEALSKLEVGETLEVIGDRPFVDMLGKLEDAGYRIEVGEASGFFVLRVTKTEESRGLSIETKECDDKLEEITEETNVAKLLKAYPESLKILVKYGFSPLENPMMRKTLARTINLRQAKKLIGMSDERFEEMMEEIRSLAR from the coding sequence ATGATACTCGATGTTCGTGGATTGCAGCCCCCTCAACCGGCTGTTATGATAATGGAAGCCCTCTCCAAGCTCGAAGTAGGGGAAACTCTTGAGGTAATCGGTGACAGACCTTTCGTTGACATGCTGGGAAAACTTGAGGATGCCGGCTATAGGATAGAGGTCGGCGAGGCCTCTGGCTTCTTCGTGCTGAGGGTTACTAAAACCGAAGAATCAAGGGGACTTAGCATAGAAACTAAGGAGTGCGACGATAAGCTTGAGGAGATAACGGAGGAAACCAACGTGGCCAAACTCCTGAAGGCATATCCAGAATCACTTAAAATACTCGTGAAGTATGGATTTTCGCCCCTTGAGAACCCCATGATGAGGAAGACCCTCGCGAGGACGATAAACTTGAGGCAAGCAAAGAAGCTCATTGGAATGAGCGACGAGCGCTTTGAGGAAATGATGGAGGAGATAAGGTCTCTCGCGAGATAA
- a CDS encoding cupin domain-containing protein, whose translation MKVVGVEEADRVENPHGVDVRKLMDEESAQIFYITLKPGESLKRHTTPVDAFIYVLKGRGIVEVGDERTEVKKGTAVHLPKGVPHAVSNGGSLDMAFLVIKVV comes from the coding sequence ATGAAGGTCGTTGGGGTCGAAGAGGCCGATAGGGTTGAAAATCCTCACGGGGTGGACGTGAGAAAGCTGATGGACGAGGAAAGTGCTCAGATATTCTACATAACCCTGAAGCCCGGGGAGAGTCTGAAGAGACATACAACGCCGGTTGATGCGTTCATCTACGTCCTCAAGGGCAGGGGCATCGTGGAGGTCGGTGATGAAAGGACAGAGGTTAAGAAGGGAACCGCCGTACACCTCCCGAAGGGAGTACCGCATGCGGTCTCCAACGGGGGGAGCCTCGACATGGCATTCCTCGTTATCAAGGTGGTGTGA
- a CDS encoding DUF996 domain-containing protein: MVELRSERNLGLIGSVLILVGSFTGVIPYWGMVAGGLSLVGEILVLIALKGLGDKLKDDRPFKYYLYSVIATIGIAVIAIIFMAVGIVAMASTGMTFNETPEQVLGALGIGMIFLGMALILAALVVGIYYAVKTWRVTHELTGVEEFDKTATFIKWGAITAILLVGILLLFVAAVYQIIAFAKLPEELEGKPQTETINAL, encoded by the coding sequence ATGGTGGAGCTGAGGAGCGAGAGGAATCTTGGGCTTATAGGCTCGGTCCTGATTCTTGTCGGGAGCTTTACCGGCGTCATCCCCTACTGGGGGATGGTGGCTGGAGGCCTATCACTCGTCGGGGAAATACTCGTACTGATAGCGCTGAAAGGCCTCGGAGACAAACTCAAAGACGATAGACCCTTCAAATACTACCTCTACTCGGTGATAGCTACGATAGGCATAGCGGTCATTGCGATAATCTTCATGGCGGTAGGCATCGTTGCGATGGCAAGCACCGGCATGACCTTCAACGAAACCCCGGAGCAGGTTCTGGGGGCCCTGGGCATAGGGATGATATTCCTCGGGATGGCCCTCATATTAGCCGCACTCGTGGTCGGCATCTACTACGCCGTAAAGACCTGGAGGGTCACCCATGAGCTAACGGGCGTTGAAGAGTTCGACAAAACTGCAACTTTCATAAAGTGGGGGGCAATAACCGCGATACTCCTCGTTGGAATTCTGCTCCTCTTCGTTGCGGCCGTCTACCAGATAATAGCCTTCGCGAAGCTACCGGAGGAGCTGGAAGGAAAGCCCCAGACCGAAACTATAAACGCCCTCTGA
- a CDS encoding leucine/methionine racemase, producing the protein MNYPRRKEEVVERYSRVFPRSARVTYAPIVGVKARNALVWDIEGREYIDFLSDAAVQNVGHNNPRVVQAIKDQAERLIHFTFIYGFPVEPLLLAEKLAEIAPIESPKVSFGMSGSDANDGAIKLARAYTRRRTILSYLRSYYGATYGAMSITGLDFEVRSKVGELSGVHYIPYPNCYRCPFGKEPKTCKMECVSYLKEKFEGEVYADGVAALFAEPIQGDAGMVVPPEDYFRRVKKILDEHGILLIVDEVQSGMGRTGKWFAIEHFGVKPDVITLAKPLGGGLPISAIIGRSEVMDSLPSLGHTFTLSGNPVTSRAALAVIEEIEEKDLLRRAEKLGEYTRKRLEDMKEEHELIGDVRGLGLMLGVDLVKDRETKERAYEEARKIVWRAYELGLVLAFLQGNVLRIQPPLTIEEELLEEGLNRLEQAIADVEEGRVPDDVLTKVQGW; encoded by the coding sequence ATGAACTATCCCCGAAGGAAGGAGGAGGTCGTGGAGCGCTATTCGAGAGTTTTTCCAAGGTCTGCAAGGGTCACCTATGCCCCCATTGTGGGCGTTAAAGCCCGAAACGCCCTCGTCTGGGACATCGAGGGCCGGGAGTACATAGACTTCCTGAGCGATGCGGCGGTGCAGAACGTCGGTCACAACAACCCCCGTGTTGTCCAAGCAATAAAAGACCAGGCGGAAAGGCTGATACACTTCACCTTCATCTACGGCTTCCCGGTTGAGCCGCTCCTCTTGGCTGAGAAGCTGGCCGAAATTGCCCCCATCGAGAGTCCGAAGGTCAGCTTCGGGATGAGCGGGAGCGATGCCAACGATGGGGCGATAAAGCTCGCGAGAGCCTATACTCGGAGGAGAACGATACTCAGCTACCTCAGGAGCTATTATGGAGCAACCTACGGCGCGATGAGCATAACGGGCCTTGACTTCGAGGTTCGCTCCAAGGTCGGCGAGCTCAGCGGGGTCCACTACATACCGTATCCCAACTGCTACCGCTGTCCCTTTGGGAAGGAGCCAAAGACCTGTAAGATGGAGTGCGTCTCCTACCTCAAGGAAAAGTTCGAGGGAGAGGTCTACGCCGACGGCGTTGCGGCCCTCTTCGCCGAGCCGATACAGGGAGATGCGGGAATGGTAGTTCCTCCGGAGGACTACTTCAGGAGGGTGAAGAAAATCCTCGATGAGCACGGGATTCTCCTCATAGTGGACGAGGTTCAGAGCGGCATGGGGAGAACCGGCAAATGGTTCGCGATAGAGCACTTCGGGGTAAAGCCAGATGTCATAACGCTCGCTAAACCCCTCGGCGGGGGTTTGCCCATAAGCGCGATAATAGGGCGCTCCGAGGTTATGGACTCTCTGCCGTCTCTGGGCCACACGTTCACACTGAGCGGCAACCCCGTGACGAGCAGGGCAGCTTTGGCGGTTATCGAGGAGATCGAGGAGAAGGATCTTCTCAGAAGGGCGGAGAAGCTCGGAGAATACACCAGAAAGCGGCTCGAAGATATGAAGGAGGAGCACGAGCTCATCGGCGATGTTCGGGGTTTGGGTCTGATGCTCGGCGTTGACCTCGTGAAGGACAGGGAGACCAAGGAGAGGGCCTACGAGGAGGCCAGAAAGATCGTCTGGCGCGCCTACGAGCTGGGTTTAGTTCTTGCGTTCCTCCAGGGCAACGTGCTGAGGATTCAGCCGCCCCTCACGATAGAGGAGGAACTCCTGGAGGAAGGCCTCAACAGATTGGAACAGGCCATAGCCGATGTTGAGGAGGGCAGGGTTCCGGACGATGTCCTGACGAAGGTTCAGGGCTGGTGA
- a CDS encoding Lrp/AsnC family transcriptional regulator: MRTDEHLDELDRMILHILQEDGRASYSEIARRLKVPESTVRLRVKKLMERGVIRKFAALINPFKAGYSIVAFIAVDVEPSRVKKAAEELSKLPEVDVLGIATGAHDILMQVTVKDLQELESFLIEKLGRIEGIRSTETSILTSVRKWGYARVF; encoded by the coding sequence ATGCGTACTGATGAGCATCTTGACGAGCTGGACAGGATGATACTCCACATCCTTCAGGAGGACGGAAGGGCCAGCTACTCGGAGATAGCCAGACGTCTAAAGGTTCCGGAATCGACGGTCAGGCTCCGTGTGAAGAAGCTGATGGAGCGGGGCGTCATCAGGAAGTTCGCGGCGCTGATAAACCCCTTTAAAGCGGGTTACTCAATCGTTGCTTTTATAGCGGTTGATGTCGAGCCAAGCAGGGTGAAGAAAGCGGCGGAAGAGCTTAGCAAACTGCCGGAGGTGGACGTCCTAGGCATAGCAACCGGGGCGCACGACATACTCATGCAGGTGACCGTTAAGGACCTTCAGGAGCTGGAGAGCTTCCTCATTGAGAAGCTCGGAAGAATAGAGGGAATAAGGAGTACTGAAACCTCTATCCTGACGAGCGTACGCAAATGGGGCTACGCGAGGGTCTTTTAG
- a CDS encoding DUF996 domain-containing protein has translation MVSVGIDVSSEKNLGVWGSIIGLVGAFVPYLGSVLALVGFILVLVALKGIGDKVKDDRPFKYYLLAFISAIGVVVIFAIVVFTSLFAFSGFGVIEETHSLVTTPEGETVVMPPHEVQHSSPTFVIAGVFLFFLVVMIVVAYFEMKTWGAMYEITGTKEFRDASTWYKWGAITAIILVGFLLMFIGRIFVILGFSNMPKELEEKPSDMPMDSPIV, from the coding sequence GTGGTGTCCGTGGGAATAGACGTCAGCAGTGAGAAAAATCTTGGAGTGTGGGGGTCGATCATAGGCCTCGTCGGTGCCTTCGTCCCGTACCTGGGAAGCGTGCTTGCTCTGGTTGGATTTATTTTGGTGCTGGTCGCGCTCAAAGGAATTGGGGACAAGGTCAAAGATGACAGGCCATTCAAGTACTACCTCCTTGCCTTCATCTCCGCGATAGGAGTGGTTGTTATATTTGCCATCGTGGTCTTCACGAGCCTCTTTGCGTTCAGTGGCTTCGGTGTTATCGAAGAGACGCATTCCTTAGTGACAACACCTGAGGGAGAAACGGTTGTGATGCCTCCCCATGAAGTCCAGCATAGCTCACCTACCTTCGTGATAGCCGGCGTCTTTCTGTTCTTCCTGGTGGTAATGATAGTCGTTGCGTACTTCGAGATGAAGACCTGGGGAGCAATGTACGAGATAACTGGCACCAAAGAGTTCCGCGATGCCTCCACCTGGTATAAGTGGGGAGCGATAACGGCCATTATTCTCGTGGGATTTCTGCTTATGTTCATAGGCAGGATATTCGTCATACTGGGCTTCTCCAACATGCCGAAGGAGCTGGAAGAGAAGCCATCGGACATGCCCATGGACTCCCCGATAGTCTAA
- the nuoI gene encoding NADH-quinone oxidoreductase subunit NuoI, which produces MESVEKPKVRIVGEEKVKLKKSFVKPWMGIKYLFKRPVTIKIPFEKIEPAPKYRGFHTLNWKTCVGCNFCGQICPARAIEMTWIEVDGKMEKRPHPKVDYGRCTFCQFCVDVCPTGALGFTENYYLTTGGFEEDLELYDWVPIHPDKMKELNEKFGDYRFPVERIEKREDGTHIYHLRDGSKIEFKILGYGLRPPKKPTPAKPATKPAKAPEKKEAPKQAEKNEPSDEKAEVEKKE; this is translated from the coding sequence ATGGAGAGCGTTGAGAAGCCAAAGGTTAGGATCGTCGGCGAGGAGAAGGTCAAGCTCAAGAAGTCATTCGTCAAGCCGTGGATGGGCATCAAGTACCTCTTCAAGAGGCCGGTCACGATAAAGATACCCTTCGAGAAGATAGAGCCGGCACCAAAGTACAGGGGATTCCACACGCTGAACTGGAAGACCTGCGTCGGCTGTAACTTCTGCGGCCAGATATGCCCGGCGAGGGCCATAGAGATGACCTGGATAGAAGTGGACGGCAAGATGGAGAAGAGGCCGCACCCGAAGGTGGACTACGGAAGGTGCACCTTCTGCCAGTTCTGCGTTGACGTCTGCCCGACGGGAGCGCTGGGCTTCACTGAGAACTACTACCTGACCACCGGCGGCTTTGAGGAGGACCTGGAGCTCTACGACTGGGTGCCCATACACCCGGACAAGATGAAGGAGCTGAACGAGAAGTTCGGGGACTACCGCTTCCCGGTTGAGAGAATCGAGAAGCGCGAGGACGGCACACACATCTACCACCTCCGCGACGGCTCCAAGATAGAGTTCAAGATACTCGGCTACGGCCTGAGGCCGCCCAAGAAACCTACGCCAGCAAAGCCAGCGACGAAGCCTGCCAAGGCCCCGGAAAAGAAAGAGGCCCCCAAGCAGGCCGAGAAGAATGAACCATCAGACGAGAAGGCCGAGGTGGAGAAGAAGGAGTGA
- a CDS encoding uracil-xanthine permease family protein: METLETMKGPVLKVGIEDKVGPSKALVFGLQHVLAMFGATVTVPLVVGGALGLNGDQIALMIQAVLLAMGIATLLQTTMGSRYPIVQGSSFAFIPGLIAIGSSLGMAAVQGALIVGGLIEAAIGWFGIIGKVRKLFTPLVTGITITLIGFSLADVAVKNFFNFYADPSGETIIKATLVAMITFLTTVFVALRASGSLKAMPVVVGAAVGYIVSVPLGLADFGLVKSLPVVSIPRPFPWGSPVFDTTAIILLLFAFMVSIIESVGDYHAIAAVTGSEINEKRIARGIGSEGLACSIAGLLGACGTTSYSENIGVVALTKVGSRYVVQMGAVILILLSLVPKFAGILASMPAPVLGGLTLALYGMISVTGLRLIKERVEFNDRNTLILAASLIAGLGAPQLPPEFLAAFPKVIASILESGMAVGALTAIVLERIL; encoded by the coding sequence ATGGAAACCCTTGAAACCATGAAAGGACCGGTACTGAAGGTTGGAATCGAGGATAAGGTTGGACCTTCAAAGGCTTTGGTTTTTGGCCTTCAGCACGTTCTCGCGATGTTCGGTGCCACCGTCACCGTGCCCCTGGTTGTGGGAGGTGCACTTGGCCTGAATGGCGACCAGATAGCCCTCATGATACAGGCCGTTCTGCTGGCGATGGGGATAGCGACTCTCCTCCAGACGACGATGGGTTCGCGCTACCCGATAGTGCAGGGCTCAAGCTTCGCCTTCATTCCGGGGCTGATAGCCATAGGCTCTTCCCTCGGAATGGCCGCTGTGCAGGGTGCGCTGATCGTTGGGGGCCTGATAGAGGCTGCCATTGGATGGTTCGGGATAATCGGGAAGGTCAGGAAGCTCTTCACCCCGCTGGTCACAGGGATTACAATAACGCTGATAGGCTTCAGCCTGGCCGACGTGGCCGTAAAGAACTTCTTCAACTTCTACGCCGACCCCTCAGGGGAAACTATCATCAAGGCCACCCTGGTGGCAATGATAACCTTCCTGACGACGGTCTTCGTGGCCCTTAGGGCGAGTGGGAGCCTGAAGGCGATGCCCGTCGTTGTCGGTGCAGCTGTCGGCTACATCGTGAGTGTTCCCCTCGGTCTCGCGGACTTTGGACTGGTGAAGAGCCTGCCGGTTGTGAGCATCCCAAGGCCCTTCCCGTGGGGCAGTCCGGTCTTTGACACAACCGCAATAATCCTGCTCCTCTTCGCATTCATGGTGAGCATCATAGAGAGCGTCGGGGACTACCACGCGATAGCGGCCGTTACGGGCTCCGAGATAAACGAAAAGCGGATAGCGAGGGGAATAGGCAGCGAAGGCCTGGCCTGCTCGATAGCGGGCCTCCTCGGGGCGTGCGGGACGACGAGCTACTCCGAGAACATAGGAGTCGTGGCGCTCACCAAAGTGGGCAGCAGGTACGTGGTGCAGATGGGGGCGGTTATCCTCATACTGCTCTCGCTGGTTCCCAAATTCGCTGGAATACTGGCCTCAATGCCGGCGCCGGTTCTTGGGGGTCTGACCTTGGCCCTGTACGGAATGATCAGCGTCACCGGCTTGAGGCTGATAAAGGAGAGGGTCGAGTTTAACGACAGAAACACCCTTATCCTTGCCGCTTCACTCATAGCCGGTCTCGGCGCGCCCCAGTTGCCCCCGGAGTTCCTGGCGGCGTTTCCAAAGGTCATAGCCAGCATACTGGAGTCAGGAATGGCCGTTGGAGCTTTGACGGCGATAGTCCTTGAGAGAATCCTCTGA
- a CDS encoding Xaa-Pro peptidase family protein → MRGDPEVFRKRVERFQGLLRENDIDGAVIRTLSSFIYFTGTKWLRPSLLIPAEGEPVVYVVKGEAELFREKSWIENIVEFQKVEDLMAGVVGWIHRNGMNRVGLEFGIERDAYLIFLKIFERLNPTVEIVDILDLTMGLRMIKDEWELDNIRNAGRIASKGMKVAEDVIKPGMSELEIAAEVVRELMLNGSEDPKVYVSVTPRAHAEPFRDLRVPENGVVTIVIGADWNHYYANMARTFIVGEPGRRVRRAIEAKEEAYRIALEETKVGVPINAVEKKLAEFFRGKGFGEAYIAGYTHGVGLLIEEPPITTIVVPQRAAKVQENMVLTIIHPPLMIPEGAIKHEDTYIVKKNGLERVT, encoded by the coding sequence ATGAGGGGTGACCCCGAGGTATTTCGAAAACGTGTGGAGCGCTTTCAGGGACTCCTGAGGGAGAATGACATCGACGGGGCGGTCATAAGAACCCTCTCCAGCTTCATATACTTCACCGGCACCAAGTGGCTCCGGCCGAGCCTCCTCATCCCTGCCGAGGGAGAGCCGGTCGTTTACGTTGTCAAAGGCGAAGCGGAGCTTTTCCGGGAGAAGAGCTGGATTGAAAACATTGTGGAGTTCCAGAAGGTGGAAGACCTGATGGCCGGCGTCGTGGGCTGGATACACCGCAACGGGATGAACCGTGTTGGACTCGAATTTGGCATAGAGCGCGACGCTTATCTGATATTCCTCAAGATATTCGAGCGTCTCAATCCCACCGTGGAGATAGTGGACATCCTCGACCTCACGATGGGCCTGAGAATGATAAAGGACGAGTGGGAGCTGGACAACATCAGAAATGCAGGGAGGATAGCCAGTAAAGGAATGAAGGTCGCCGAAGATGTCATAAAGCCTGGGATGAGTGAGCTTGAGATAGCGGCAGAGGTGGTCAGGGAGCTCATGCTGAACGGCAGCGAAGACCCGAAGGTTTACGTTTCCGTGACGCCCAGAGCCCATGCCGAACCGTTCCGCGACCTGAGGGTTCCGGAGAACGGCGTCGTTACCATCGTCATCGGGGCGGACTGGAACCACTACTACGCCAACATGGCGAGAACCTTCATCGTCGGAGAGCCAGGGCGAAGGGTCAGAAGGGCCATCGAGGCCAAGGAAGAGGCCTACAGGATTGCACTTGAGGAGACAAAGGTAGGAGTGCCAATCAACGCCGTCGAGAAGAAGCTCGCGGAGTTCTTCAGGGGGAAGGGCTTTGGAGAAGCTTACATAGCCGGCTACACCCACGGCGTTGGTCTTCTCATAGAGGAGCCGCCAATAACCACAATAGTCGTCCCCCAGAGGGCGGCGAAGGTCCAGGAGAACATGGTTCTGACGATAATACACCCGCCCCTCATGATTCCTGAGGGGGCGATAAAGCACGAGGACACCTACATAGTGAAGAAGAACGGGCTGGAGAGGGTCACCTAA
- a CDS encoding DUF438 domain-containing protein, with product MTELLKNREYKKEQLKKLLLRIHEGEDVNELKEEFRVVLSGISPLEIPIIEQELVKEGVSAKDIAKMCDLHVELFREAVAGTEELEEKDLPEGHPLKTLYLENKEIMKDSEMLNLYVRTLATTKDERMKAEILGVLEEIVGNLRKVGFTHYNREEMLTFPYIERRGLTAIATVLWTKHDEIRFMIKRLAELLRKRNEMPWEEFVERFKEKAGEASFALSDMVFRENNIYYPTLKALLSDGEWKAIRMQENEFGYYKVNPPEWDPGVEPLHPWEIDPELSVEELLNLPKEVQQALKGRPLEFDKSQLKREGDIDLGTGYVNLEELKAIFEALPVDITFIDRDDRVRFFSPGERIFARTPSVLGRPVQLCHPPKSVHIVNKILRAFKEGRKSEATFWLRLGPKYVYIKYVPLFDSEGNYLGTLEMTMDIEPYRKIEGEKRLLDWRD from the coding sequence ATGACTGAGTTGCTGAAGAATCGCGAGTACAAGAAGGAGCAGCTGAAGAAGCTTCTCCTCAGGATTCATGAAGGGGAGGACGTTAACGAACTCAAGGAGGAGTTTAGGGTAGTGTTGAGCGGTATTTCCCCCCTTGAAATTCCAATCATAGAGCAGGAGCTTGTAAAGGAGGGGGTCTCTGCTAAAGACATTGCGAAGATGTGTGATTTACACGTCGAGCTGTTCAGAGAAGCGGTTGCCGGAACGGAGGAGCTTGAGGAAAAAGATTTACCTGAGGGGCACCCGCTCAAGACGCTCTACCTTGAGAACAAGGAGATTATGAAAGATTCTGAGATGCTCAACCTCTACGTGAGGACTTTGGCGACTACCAAAGATGAGCGCATGAAAGCTGAAATCCTCGGTGTCTTGGAGGAGATAGTGGGCAACCTCAGAAAGGTCGGCTTCACCCACTACAACAGGGAGGAGATGCTCACCTTCCCCTACATTGAGCGGAGAGGTCTTACGGCAATAGCCACCGTTCTGTGGACGAAGCACGACGAAATCCGGTTCATGATAAAGAGGCTCGCCGAACTCCTGAGGAAAAGGAATGAGATGCCCTGGGAAGAGTTCGTTGAGCGCTTTAAGGAGAAAGCCGGAGAGGCTTCGTTCGCGCTGAGCGACATGGTTTTCAGGGAGAACAACATCTACTATCCCACTCTTAAAGCCCTCCTCTCAGACGGAGAATGGAAGGCAATAAGGATGCAGGAAAATGAGTTCGGTTACTACAAGGTTAATCCGCCGGAGTGGGATCCCGGAGTTGAGCCCCTCCACCCTTGGGAGATTGATCCAGAGCTGAGCGTTGAAGAACTGCTGAACCTTCCAAAGGAAGTTCAGCAGGCCCTGAAAGGCCGTCCTCTGGAGTTTGACAAAAGCCAGCTGAAGCGCGAGGGCGACATCGACCTCGGAACCGGCTACGTGAACCTTGAGGAACTCAAGGCGATATTCGAGGCCCTTCCAGTAGATATAACCTTTATAGACAGGGACGACAGGGTTCGCTTCTTCTCTCCGGGAGAGAGGATATTCGCTAGAACTCCCTCGGTCCTCGGAAGACCGGTTCAGCTCTGCCACCCGCCGAAGAGCGTCCACATCGTCAACAAGATACTCAGGGCATTCAAGGAGGGCAGGAAGAGCGAAGCCACCTTCTGGCTCAGGCTCGGGCCGAAGTATGTTTACATCAAGTATGTGCCGCTCTTTGACAGCGAGGGCAACTATCTGGGAACCCTCGAAATGACAATGGACATCGAGCCCTACAGGAAGATTGAGGGCGAGAAGAGACTGCTGGACTGGAGGGACTGA
- the cmr1 gene encoding type III-B CRISPR module RAMP protein Cmr1 encodes MYEATFELETLTPLFMRSADQRKAEFRSASVKGVMRWWFRALAGSYFGSDIDGLRRAECRVFGCAGKETRRSRVVVEVDIGDYESKNRPLPMVWNKRSRKRISSPAIPEGTKLTIKLKSHDENALELASYSLVAMSYFGGLGFRSNRGAGSVWITNVKIRQHSIMDISLPSKESEYREFPDILVSKVNAILREMGYSKKREIEYPEKSGKCLQYSTMSKECFSVWLWGECSELGGVYYSSNPVCNNGNGEGSNSKRLLDAFEACFKDEECHTSKRGYKDWVFGTPRPRRASPMKVGVVKLDGKYHLRFSVFKTDPFSPKVRVNWDHIDGFLRKIRAKRIYPLRRSDHEQRVFQNPRQCSF; translated from the coding sequence ATGTACGAGGCTACCTTCGAGCTTGAAACCTTAACACCTCTCTTCATGCGCAGTGCCGATCAGAGGAAAGCCGAGTTCCGCTCGGCGAGCGTTAAAGGCGTCATGCGCTGGTGGTTCAGGGCTTTAGCAGGAAGCTACTTCGGGAGCGATATTGATGGGCTAAGAAGGGCCGAGTGCAGGGTCTTCGGTTGCGCCGGGAAGGAAACAAGGAGGAGCAGGGTTGTTGTTGAGGTGGATATTGGTGACTATGAATCCAAGAACAGACCCTTACCAATGGTATGGAACAAACGGAGTCGGAAAAGAATTTCATCTCCAGCCATACCCGAAGGAACGAAGCTTACAATAAAGCTAAAATCTCATGACGAAAATGCATTGGAACTTGCATCGTATTCACTTGTAGCGATGAGCTATTTTGGGGGTTTAGGGTTCCGGAGCAACAGGGGTGCGGGGTCTGTCTGGATAACAAATGTGAAAATAAGACAACATTCAATCATGGATATATCCCTCCCCTCAAAAGAATCTGAATACAGGGAATTTCCAGATATTCTTGTTTCTAAAGTTAATGCCATTTTGAGGGAAATGGGATATTCTAAGAAACGGGAAATAGAATATCCTGAGAAATCTGGAAAGTGTCTTCAGTATTCCACGATGTCAAAAGAATGTTTCAGCGTGTGGCTATGGGGGGAATGCTCGGAACTTGGAGGAGTTTACTATTCATCAAATCCTGTATGTAACAATGGAAATGGAGAAGGATCTAATTCCAAAAGACTCCTCGATGCCTTTGAGGCCTGCTTTAAGGATGAAGAATGCCATACTTCAAAGAGGGGGTACAAGGATTGGGTTTTTGGAACTCCGAGACCAAGGAGAGCGTCTCCAATGAAAGTTGGAGTTGTGAAACTTGATGGCAAGTACCATCTCAGGTTCTCTGTTTTCAAAACAGATCCCTTTAGCCCAAAGGTTAGAGTAAATTGGGATCACATAGATGGGTTCCTTCGTAAGATAAGGGCCAAAAGAATCTACCCCCTGAGGAGGTCTGACCATGAGCAACGAGTTTTTCAAAACCCTCGCCAATGTTCTTTCTGA
- a CDS encoding NADH-quinone oxidoreductase subunit D, whose protein sequence is MANLEVPKELKEEAKAHDMYLHPIDKDTYELFFGPQHMATENFSIILKMDGSRIEKAIVNPGFLHRGFEKLSEQRPYFTNIALLLRICVPESDVPENIYSMAVDEIVGWEVPERAQWIRTVVLEMARMSAWMFWIMGFGNEIGLYTAGQWAAAYRERFMRLFEELTGGRVYHIYTVPGGVRRDIPGDKWLRQLRDTVEYLKGKMKDFDEILFDNYITFERTEGVGVMDKRFALKHAVTGPNLRATGVPYDVRKDDPYLFYPELEFEVPVLKEGDSLARVLVRRYEMEQDLYILEQLLDMGPPSGPYMVKDARLKALPRFKPPKGDAYAHVESTKGDFGAYVVSDGTHKPYRVHVRGPSQSHGVTVLEELLKGARLADVPVILKTLDNCPPDIDR, encoded by the coding sequence ATGGCGAATTTAGAAGTCCCGAAGGAACTTAAGGAAGAGGCAAAGGCCCACGACATGTACCTTCACCCCATAGACAAGGACACCTACGAGCTGTTCTTCGGACCACAGCACATGGCCACCGAGAACTTCAGCATAATCCTGAAGATGGACGGAAGCAGAATTGAGAAGGCCATAGTCAACCCCGGATTCCTCCACCGCGGTTTCGAGAAGCTCTCAGAGCAGAGGCCTTACTTTACCAACATCGCCCTGCTCCTCCGTATATGTGTTCCCGAGAGCGATGTTCCGGAGAACATCTACTCCATGGCCGTTGATGAGATAGTCGGCTGGGAGGTTCCGGAGAGGGCCCAGTGGATAAGGACGGTAGTCCTTGAGATGGCCAGGATGAGCGCCTGGATGTTCTGGATTATGGGCTTTGGAAACGAGATAGGTCTCTACACAGCGGGCCAGTGGGCAGCAGCTTATCGTGAGCGCTTTATGCGCCTCTTCGAGGAGCTCACCGGCGGCAGGGTTTATCACATCTACACCGTGCCGGGAGGTGTTAGAAGGGACATACCGGGAGACAAGTGGTTAAGACAGCTCAGGGACACCGTCGAGTACCTCAAGGGCAAGATGAAGGACTTCGACGAGATACTCTTTGACAACTACATCACCTTTGAGAGGACTGAGGGAGTCGGTGTAATGGACAAGCGCTTTGCCCTCAAGCATGCCGTCACCGGGCCGAACCTTAGAGCTACCGGAGTCCCCTACGACGTCAGGAAGGACGACCCGTATCTGTTCTATCCAGAGCTCGAGTTCGAGGTGCCAGTCCTAAAGGAGGGCGACAGCCTCGCGAGGGTCCTCGTGAGGAGGTACGAGATGGAGCAGGACCTCTACATCCTCGAGCAGCTCCTTGACATGGGGCCGCCGAGTGGGCCGTACATGGTGAAGGACGCCCGCTTAAAGGCCCTGCCGAGGTTCAAGCCGCCGAAGGGAGATGCCTACGCCCACGTTGAGAGCACGAAGGGTGACTTCGGTGCCTACGTCGTCAGTGACGGAACCCACAAGCCGTACCGCGTCCACGTTCGCGGACCGAGCCAGAGCCACGGTGTTACCGTGCTTGAGGAGCTGTTGAAGGGAGCGCGCCTGGCGGACGTTCCGGTCATCCTCAAGACCCTTGACAACTGCCCGCCGGACATAGACAGGTGA